In Leptodesmis sichuanensis A121, the following are encoded in one genomic region:
- the darT gene encoding type II toxin-antitoxin system toxin DNA ADP-ribosyl transferase DarT, with translation MTVPAQPKIYHIVHVDRLQSIITDEHLWCDAEVVQRASAGTAIGMGHIKQRRLQELTLTSHPGLHVGDCVPFYFCPRSIMLYLIYRRNPELAYSGGQEAIVHLQADLYTCVNWAEQHRRRWAFTLSNAGAYYFEDRCDLAQLHEIDWSAVQSNRWSGSGVEPSVKEGKQAEFLIEHSFPWHLVERIGVYSQTEYQKVVKLLPPNGHRPPVEIKTDWYY, from the coding sequence ATGACCGTGCCTGCCCAGCCAAAGATTTACCACATTGTCCATGTCGATCGGCTGCAATCAATCATTACCGATGAACACCTGTGGTGTGATGCAGAAGTGGTGCAACGGGCTTCGGCAGGAACCGCGATCGGCATGGGCCACATTAAGCAGCGGCGATTGCAGGAGTTGACCTTGACCAGCCACCCAGGGCTGCATGTAGGGGATTGTGTCCCCTTCTATTTCTGCCCCCGCTCTATCATGCTGTATCTGATTTATCGGCGAAACCCCGAACTGGCATACTCCGGCGGGCAAGAGGCGATCGTCCATTTGCAAGCCGACCTCTACACCTGTGTGAACTGGGCAGAGCAGCATCGTAGGCGCTGGGCCTTTACCCTGTCCAACGCAGGAGCATACTACTTTGAAGATCGATGCGATCTCGCCCAACTCCATGAAATTGACTGGTCAGCGGTGCAAAGTAATCGCTGGAGTGGGTCAGGCGTTGAACCATCGGTCAAAGAAGGTAAGCAGGCGGAGTTCTTAATCGAACACAGTTTTCCTTGGCATTTGGTTGAGCGCATTGGCGTATACTCACAAACAGAGTATCAAAAGGTCGTGAAGCTCTTACCCCCGAATGGGCATCGCCCCCCAGTTGAGATCAAGACCGATTGGTACTACTGA
- a CDS encoding element excision factor XisI family protein, with protein sequence MDNALKLSYADILKKTVQAATVNQPRLQAIKLYPVCDSESGHFLVLATGWDKQQWMDTILFHARLVGNQVVIEEDNFEEGLTQVLIAEGIDKKDIVSDREPTPLSSTL encoded by the coding sequence ATGGATAACGCCTTAAAGTTAAGTTACGCAGATATTCTCAAGAAAACCGTGCAGGCTGCCACGGTGAATCAGCCACGCCTCCAGGCCATCAAGCTGTATCCTGTTTGTGATTCTGAGTCGGGGCATTTTCTGGTTTTGGCAACGGGGTGGGATAAACAGCAGTGGATGGATACGATTCTATTTCATGCCCGTTTGGTGGGTAATCAGGTAGTGATTGAGGAAGATAATTTTGAGGAAGGTCTAACCCAGGTGTTGATTGCTGAAGGTATTGACAAGAAGGATATCGTGAGCGATCGCGAACCTACCCCTCTATCTTCAACGCTATAG
- a CDS encoding endonuclease domain-containing protein: MSADFLPYNPRLKEIARKLRKTMTRSEVILWQHLKGKQMNGYDFDRQRPIDEYVVDFYCKKLKLAIEIDGSSHDSEEAQEQDRYRQQRLEALGVRFLRFRDEEVRQNVGAVLQAIAAWIKDNAPKTSPPGRG; encoded by the coding sequence ATGAGTGCTGATTTTTTGCCCTATAACCCTCGCCTGAAGGAGATCGCTCGGAAGTTGCGAAAAACAATGACGCGATCGGAAGTGATTCTCTGGCAGCACCTCAAGGGCAAGCAGATGAATGGCTACGATTTCGATCGGCAACGTCCTATCGATGAGTACGTTGTTGATTTCTACTGCAAAAAGCTGAAGCTGGCGATTGAAATTGATGGCTCATCCCACGATAGCGAAGAAGCTCAAGAGCAAGACCGCTACCGTCAGCAAAGACTTGAAGCTTTGGGGGTTCGATTCTTGCGTTTTCGAGATGAAGAGGTACGCCAGAATGTTGGGGCAGTCCTTCAGGCGATCGCAGCCTGGATTAAAGACAACGCCCCCAAAACTTCCCCTCCAGGGAGGGGCTAG
- the ald gene encoding alanine dehydrogenase yields MRIGVPKEIKNNENRVALTPDGARTLVQAGHEVVIQTDAGLGSGFANADYEQAGAMLVSAPESWQADLVLKVKEPLAEEYPRLQNQILFTYLHLAGVDPNLTQRLLEQHTTAIAYETVEDSAGRLPLLAPMSAIAGNMAVSVGNYFLSHTYKGRGVLLGRVLGESQGKVVILGDGVVGRYAAQRAAGIGAATCLMGRHPERASEIAQTLSPTIRYRLSAPDSIAEEVQTADLVVGAVLQRGGRAPIVVTEAMVRSLPPGAVIVDVSIDQGGCVATARPTSHADPIYYQYDVIHYCVTNMPGAYPRTATIMLTQATLPYVQRLAQEGLAALVADPAFAKGVNTFQGHLTCEPVAQALKCPEAYSPLASLLSVRSR; encoded by the coding sequence GTGCGTATCGGCGTTCCCAAAGAGATTAAAAACAACGAAAACCGGGTCGCCCTGACCCCGGATGGAGCCAGAACCCTGGTGCAGGCCGGACATGAAGTGGTGATCCAAACCGATGCTGGCCTGGGGTCAGGATTTGCCAATGCGGACTATGAACAGGCAGGTGCAATGCTGGTTTCGGCTCCAGAGTCCTGGCAGGCGGATCTGGTACTCAAAGTCAAAGAACCCCTGGCAGAAGAATATCCCCGGTTGCAAAATCAGATCCTGTTTACCTATCTGCATCTGGCAGGGGTTGACCCCAACCTCACCCAGCGGCTGCTGGAACAGCACACCACCGCGATCGCCTACGAAACAGTGGAAGATAGTGCTGGTCGGTTGCCTCTGCTGGCTCCCATGAGTGCGATCGCCGGAAATATGGCGGTGTCCGTCGGCAATTATTTTTTGAGCCATACCTATAAAGGGCGAGGAGTCTTGCTGGGGCGGGTGTTGGGAGAATCGCAGGGCAAAGTGGTGATCCTGGGGGATGGCGTAGTGGGACGATATGCGGCGCAGCGGGCGGCGGGCATCGGAGCGGCTACCTGCCTGATGGGACGACACCCAGAACGGGCATCGGAAATTGCCCAAACCCTGTCGCCCACGATTCGCTACCGCCTGTCCGCTCCGGACTCCATTGCTGAGGAAGTGCAAACCGCCGATCTGGTGGTGGGGGCGGTGCTGCAGCGGGGAGGGCGGGCACCGATCGTTGTCACTGAGGCGATGGTGCGATCGCTGCCACCCGGTGCCGTGATTGTTGACGTGAGCATTGACCAGGGGGGCTGTGTGGCAACCGCCCGTCCGACCAGTCATGCTGATCCCATCTACTACCAGTACGATGTCATCCACTACTGTGTGACTAATATGCCGGGAGCCTATCCCCGGACGGCCACCATCATGCTGACCCAGGCCACCCTTCCCTATGTGCAGCGTCTGGCTCAGGAAGGTCTGGCGGCTCTGGTTGCAGATCCGGCCTTTGCGAAAGGAGTGAACACTTTTCAGGGCCATCTCACCTGTGAGCCAGTTGCCCAAGCGCTGAAGTGTCCAGAAGCCTACAGTCCCCTGGCAAGTCTGCTGTCCGTGCGATCGCGTTAG
- a CDS encoding type I restriction endonuclease subunit R, which yields MPTPNQNPEQQARDQIDTRLRQAGWDVQSKNKINLNAALGVAIREYPTDVGPADYVLFVDRQPVGIIEAKREEEGHRLTVAEDQTQGYATAKLKHINHEPLPFAYESTGVLTRFTDNRDPKPRSRPVFSFHQPETLQKWLKQSKSLRARLLDLPELDTTGLRDCQTRAIQNLERSFKDNRPRALIQMATGSGKTFTAITAVYRLLKFAKAERVLFLVDTKNLGEQAEQEFMAFTPADDNRKFTELYNVQRLKSRYVATDSQVCISTIQRLYSILKGEELDEKAEEVNPNELIQPKAPLPVVYNPRIPIEFFDFIIIDECHRSIYNLWQQVLDYFDSFLIGLTATPDQRTFAFFNENVVSEYTHEEAVTDGVNVGFDVYTIETEITQQGSRLVAKEFVDKRDKLTRKRRWEQLDEDLTYSGKQLDREVVNPSQIRNIIRTFRDKLPEIFPNRKEVPKTLIFAKTDSHADDIIQIVREEFGEGNAFCKKVTYQSTEDPKSVLAQFRNDYYPRIAVTVDMIATGTDVKPLECLLFMRDVKSRNYFEQMKGRGTRTLGEDDLKKVSPSVISRKTHFVIIDAIGVTQSLKTDSRPLERKQGVPLKDLMMGVMMGAQDEDAFTSLASRLARLEQQMNPQERERLLELTGGLSAGQMAKALLHAYDPDKVADKARIDGGLPSTAEPSESAIQTAQQALIRAAASAFTGEVIDFIENVRRVHEQIIDTVNLDRVTSVGWDAQARERAMHLIQDFTSFMEQHKDEITALNIYYNQPYQRRDLTFQMVREVLDILKAEKPTLAPLAVWQAYELVEGKKAGTPISELTALVALIRRVVGLDRELTLYEQTVNRNFQRWVFQKQAGAAPKFSEAQMEWLRMIKDHMISSLHIERDDLDYAPFDAQGGLAKMYQLFGEEMDGIIEEMNEALAA from the coding sequence ATGCCAACCCCCAATCAAAATCCTGAACAGCAGGCCCGCGATCAGATTGATACCCGGCTCAGGCAGGCCGGGTGGGATGTGCAGAGCAAGAATAAGATCAACCTAAATGCGGCTCTAGGTGTGGCAATCAGAGAGTACCCTACGGATGTTGGCCCCGCCGACTATGTGCTGTTTGTCGATCGCCAACCCGTCGGCATTATCGAGGCCAAACGCGAGGAGGAAGGGCATCGGCTGACGGTGGCAGAAGACCAAACCCAGGGCTATGCCACGGCAAAACTCAAGCATATCAATCATGAGCCGCTCCCCTTTGCCTACGAAAGCACAGGGGTTCTGACCCGTTTTACCGATAACCGCGATCCAAAGCCGCGATCGCGTCCGGTCTTCTCTTTTCACCAGCCCGAAACCCTCCAGAAATGGCTCAAACAAAGTAAGTCCCTGCGGGCACGGTTACTCGATCTTCCCGAACTGGACACCACCGGCTTGCGGGACTGTCAGACACGGGCGATTCAAAACCTGGAGCGATCCTTCAAAGACAATCGGCCCCGCGCCCTGATTCAGATGGCGACGGGTTCCGGGAAAACCTTTACCGCGATCACTGCGGTGTACCGATTGCTCAAGTTTGCCAAGGCCGAACGGGTGCTGTTCCTGGTGGATACCAAAAATCTAGGCGAGCAGGCCGAGCAAGAGTTCATGGCCTTTACCCCGGCAGACGATAATCGCAAGTTCACCGAACTATATAACGTGCAGCGGCTGAAATCGCGCTATGTGGCCACCGATAGCCAGGTGTGTATTTCCACCATCCAGCGGCTCTACTCGATCTTGAAAGGCGAGGAACTGGATGAGAAGGCAGAGGAAGTGAACCCGAATGAACTGATACAGCCCAAGGCACCGCTGCCCGTGGTGTATAACCCCAGAATCCCAATCGAGTTTTTCGATTTCATCATCATCGATGAGTGTCACCGCTCGATCTACAACCTGTGGCAGCAGGTGCTGGATTACTTTGATAGCTTCCTGATTGGTCTGACCGCGACCCCCGATCAGCGGACTTTTGCCTTCTTTAACGAGAATGTGGTGAGTGAGTACACCCACGAAGAGGCCGTTACGGATGGGGTGAACGTGGGCTTTGATGTGTATACCATCGAAACCGAGATTACCCAGCAGGGCAGTCGCCTGGTGGCTAAGGAATTTGTGGATAAGCGGGACAAGCTCACTCGGAAGCGTCGCTGGGAGCAGCTTGACGAGGATTTGACCTATTCTGGTAAGCAATTGGATCGAGAGGTGGTGAATCCCAGCCAGATTCGCAATATTATCCGCACCTTCCGGGATAAATTGCCGGAGATCTTCCCGAACCGGAAGGAAGTCCCCAAGACCCTGATCTTTGCCAAAACCGACAGCCACGCCGATGACATTATTCAGATCGTGCGGGAGGAGTTTGGGGAAGGCAATGCCTTCTGTAAGAAGGTAACCTACCAATCCACAGAGGACCCCAAATCGGTGCTGGCCCAGTTCCGCAATGACTATTACCCCCGCATTGCGGTCACGGTAGACATGATTGCCACAGGAACCGATGTCAAACCGTTGGAGTGCTTGCTATTCATGCGGGATGTCAAGTCGCGTAACTACTTTGAGCAAATGAAGGGACGCGGCACCCGCACCCTCGGCGAAGATGACCTGAAGAAGGTTAGCCCTTCGGTGATTTCCCGTAAAACCCATTTCGTGATTATCGATGCGATCGGGGTGACCCAATCCCTCAAAACCGATAGCCGTCCGCTGGAGCGCAAGCAGGGAGTGCCCCTCAAAGACCTGATGATGGGGGTGATGATGGGTGCCCAGGATGAGGATGCCTTTACCTCACTCGCGAGCCGACTGGCACGCCTAGAGCAGCAGATGAACCCCCAAGAGCGGGAGCGGTTGCTTGAACTAACCGGCGGGTTAAGTGCCGGACAGATGGCCAAAGCCCTGCTCCATGCCTATGACCCGGACAAAGTAGCCGATAAGGCCCGAATCGATGGCGGCTTACCGAGTACGGCGGAGCCTTCAGAATCGGCAATCCAAACCGCTCAGCAAGCCCTGATTCGGGCGGCGGCCAGTGCCTTTACCGGCGAGGTGATCGACTTTATCGAGAACGTTCGCCGGGTGCATGAGCAGATTATTGATACGGTCAACCTCGATCGCGTCACCTCGGTGGGGTGGGATGCCCAGGCCAGGGAGCGGGCGATGCACCTGATCCAGGATTTCACGTCCTTCATGGAACAGCATAAGGATGAGATCACGGCGCTAAACATCTACTACAACCAGCCCTACCAACGGCGTGACCTAACGTTTCAGATGGTGCGCGAGGTCTTAGACATTCTCAAAGCCGAAAAACCCACCCTGGCTCCCCTGGCGGTGTGGCAGGCCTATGAACTGGTGGAAGGGAAGAAGGCGGGTACTCCCATCAGTGAACTGACGGCGCTGGTGGCCCTGATTCGCAGGGTGGTGGGGCTGGATCGGGAATTGACGCTGTATGAGCAAACGGTGAATCGCAATTTTCAGCGGTGGGTGTTTCAGAAGCAGGCGGGGGCAGCTCCCAAGTTTAGCGAAGCCCAAATGGAGTGGCTGCGGATGATTAAGGATCACATGATCAGCAGTTTGCACATTGAGCGGGATGATCTGGACTATGCCCCCTTCGATGCCCAGGGCGGGTTGGCGAAGATGTACCAGCTTTTTGGCGAGGAGATGGATGGGATTATTGAGGAGATGAATGAGGCGTTGGCGGCCTAA
- a CDS encoding DNA methyltransferase produces the protein MKTTSSTGRRSANRSNPEPNQLRDGDRAAHQWYRFVLSYPPHLVQDYLHKFGVNGNQRVLDPFCGTGTTVVECKKQGISSVGIEANPMAWFAGSVKVDWTPDPVGLLEVANRIGEAAETIIANETRLRTLPEESQKIILTNSISPLPLHKTLVLLEQIQLQAAPIYARHLKLALAKAVTTSISNLHFGPEVGVGKAKLDAPVVPDWLHQVHNMAEDLDQLQSLQDTPAIVHHADSRQLLGVLEPGSIDVVITSPPYPNEKDYTRTTRLESVLLGFIQNKQELRSLKEGLIRSNTRNVFKADTDDIWVSQHEEIQHIAKTIEDRRIALGKTSGFERLYHRSVKLYFGGMAKHLADLRTILRPGAQLAYVVGDQKSYLQVMIRTGELLADIAQGLGYELVGIDLFRTRLSTATKEQMREEVVLLRWPGEEVQEVDESQPIALQV, from the coding sequence TTGAAAACTACATCAAGTACTGGCAGGCGATCGGCCAATCGTAGTAATCCGGAGCCAAATCAACTTAGAGATGGCGATCGTGCAGCCCATCAGTGGTATCGCTTCGTTCTTTCCTATCCTCCTCATCTGGTGCAGGACTACCTGCATAAATTTGGGGTAAATGGTAATCAGCGTGTTCTCGATCCCTTCTGTGGTACAGGGACAACAGTAGTCGAGTGCAAAAAGCAGGGAATTTCCAGTGTTGGCATTGAGGCGAATCCCATGGCCTGGTTTGCGGGTTCCGTCAAGGTGGATTGGACTCCTGATCCAGTAGGGTTGCTGGAGGTGGCTAATCGCATTGGGGAAGCGGCTGAAACCATTATTGCAAACGAAACAAGACTCCGCACTTTACCAGAAGAAAGCCAGAAAATTATCCTGACTAATTCCATCAGTCCGCTGCCTCTGCACAAAACCCTGGTGTTATTGGAGCAAATCCAGCTTCAGGCCGCTCCCATCTATGCTCGTCATCTAAAACTAGCCCTGGCAAAAGCGGTGACGACCTCCATCAGTAATCTTCACTTTGGGCCAGAAGTTGGGGTCGGCAAAGCAAAACTGGATGCACCAGTGGTGCCGGACTGGCTGCATCAGGTTCACAACATGGCGGAAGATTTAGATCAACTGCAATCTCTCCAAGACACACCTGCCATAGTGCATCATGCTGATTCACGCCAACTTCTTGGTGTCCTGGAACCGGGATCGATTGATGTGGTAATCACCTCTCCTCCCTACCCTAATGAAAAGGATTACACTCGCACGACGCGCTTAGAATCGGTTTTGCTGGGATTCATCCAAAATAAGCAGGAGTTGCGATCGCTCAAGGAAGGACTCATTCGCTCTAACACTCGTAACGTCTTTAAGGCCGACACAGATGATATATGGGTGTCGCAGCATGAAGAGATTCAGCACATCGCAAAAACCATTGAAGATCGTCGCATTGCCCTGGGGAAAACCAGTGGCTTTGAACGGCTCTACCACCGATCGGTGAAGCTCTACTTTGGTGGCATGGCAAAGCACTTGGCAGATTTACGAACCATTCTGCGTCCCGGTGCCCAACTTGCCTACGTGGTGGGTGATCAAAAATCTTACTTGCAAGTGATGATCCGAACGGGGGAACTTTTGGCAGACATTGCCCAAGGGCTAGGATATGAGTTGGTCGGGATTGACCTGTTTCGTACCCGTCTCTCTACCGCCACCAAAGAGCAGATGCGAGAGGAAGTTGTTCTGTTGCGCTGGCCCGGAGAAGAAGTGCAAGAAGTTGACGAATCTCAGCCAATTGCTCTGCAAGTGTAG
- a CDS encoding element excision factor XisH family protein gives MSRRDNLHSSLSQETYVKHFQKPIFQLVIKRNKINLLVYEPKQEVILQWITP, from the coding sequence ATGTCTAGACGAGATAATTTACACTCATCTCTTAGTCAAGAAACTTACGTGAAGCACTTTCAAAAACCAATTTTTCAATTAGTTATCAAACGCAACAAAATCAATCTCTTAGTTTACGAACCTAAGCAGGAGGTCATTCTACAATGGATAACGCCTTAA
- a CDS encoding DNA-binding protein codes for MAAITIDLSDSQFQQLQELARAHGITLDVLLKASLEDWLNSQKSEFVDTANYVLTKNAELYRRLA; via the coding sequence ATGGCTGCTATCACGATTGATCTTTCAGATAGCCAATTTCAACAGCTACAGGAGTTGGCAAGGGCACATGGAATCACGCTCGATGTCCTGTTGAAGGCAAGCCTGGAGGATTGGCTCAATTCTCAAAAGAGCGAGTTCGTTGATACAGCGAATTATGTGCTGACGAAGAATGCTGAACTGTATCGGCGTTTAGCATAA
- a CDS encoding restriction endonuclease subunit S, whose amino-acid sequence MARVIDYHLPNNWAWTTLGNIAEWGSGGTPKSTVKEYYGGNIPWLVIGDLNDGYISASENTITELGLQNSSAKIVEPDSVLVAMYGSIGKLGINRLPVSTNQAIAFTKRLYPGVTNKYLFNYLLHIRSKLHSLGKGGTQKNISQTVLKDVDFPLPPLAEQHRIVDKIEELFSDLDDGIASLKKAQQQLKVYRQAVLKWAFEGKLTAQWRKEQQRQGKLESAETLLEQIKAERERRYQEALAQWQADVKAWEANGKVGKKPGKPSKLKELHLPDQEQLDDFHRLLKGWVYCEIEAFLSLHKKGITTGPFGTMLKKSDHRKMGIPVLGIENIGDGIYKSGNKIFVTPEKAVELKSFEVEGGDIIISRSGTVGEICSVPNGIGKALLSTNLIRVSLNNSIINSRYFVYLFQGGGFVREQVKELCKGSTRNFLNQTILKSLRFPLPSLSEQNQIVEEIESRLSICDSLEAAIAENLERAEALRQSILKRAFEGKLVPQDPNDEPASVLLERIRAAKSPPGRG is encoded by the coding sequence ATGGCACGGGTAATTGATTACCACCTTCCCAATAATTGGGCGTGGACAACGCTCGGTAATATCGCAGAATGGGGATCTGGTGGAACTCCGAAATCAACAGTGAAGGAATACTACGGGGGTAATATTCCTTGGCTCGTTATCGGCGACCTCAATGATGGTTATATATCCGCATCGGAAAATACGATCACGGAGCTTGGATTACAAAATAGCTCGGCAAAAATCGTCGAGCCAGATAGTGTTCTGGTCGCAATGTATGGAAGCATTGGCAAGCTGGGAATAAATCGGTTGCCAGTTTCTACTAACCAGGCCATAGCGTTCACAAAACGCCTCTATCCTGGCGTTACTAACAAATATCTATTCAATTATCTCCTTCATATTCGCTCTAAGTTACATAGCTTGGGGAAAGGCGGAACTCAGAAGAACATAAGCCAAACTGTACTTAAAGACGTTGACTTCCCCCTTCCCCCCCTCGCTGAACAACATCGGATTGTAGACAAAATCGAGGAACTATTCTCCGATCTGGATGATGGGATTGCGTCCCTGAAGAAGGCGCAGCAGCAGCTCAAGGTGTATCGACAGGCGGTGCTGAAGTGGGCGTTTGAGGGCAAGCTGACGGCCCAGTGGCGGAAGGAACAGCAACGGCAAGGCAAGCTAGAGTCTGCGGAAACACTGCTAGAGCAAATCAAGGCGGAGCGGGAGCGGCGCTATCAGGAAGCACTGGCCCAGTGGCAGGCGGATGTCAAGGCTTGGGAGGCGAATGGGAAAGTAGGGAAGAAGCCGGGTAAGCCGAGTAAGCTGAAGGAACTACACCTACCAGATCAAGAGCAACTGGATGACTTTCATCGACTACTAAAGGGATGGGTTTATTGCGAAATAGAAGCTTTTCTATCACTCCATAAAAAGGGGATAACTACTGGGCCATTCGGGACAATGCTCAAAAAGAGCGACCATAGAAAAATGGGAATTCCTGTTCTAGGAATAGAGAATATCGGAGATGGCATATACAAATCCGGCAACAAGATTTTCGTTACGCCTGAGAAGGCTGTTGAATTGAAATCATTTGAAGTAGAAGGTGGAGACATTATTATTTCTCGCTCTGGTACAGTTGGTGAGATTTGCAGTGTTCCTAACGGAATTGGCAAAGCGTTGTTATCCACTAATTTAATTAGGGTTTCTCTCAATAATTCCATCATCAACTCAAGGTATTTCGTTTATTTATTTCAAGGAGGAGGGTTCGTCAGAGAACAAGTAAAAGAGCTATGCAAAGGTTCAACAAGAAACTTTCTTAATCAAACCATCCTGAAGTCTTTGAGGTTTCCTCTTCCCAGTTTGAGTGAACAAAACCAAATCGTCGAAGAAATTGAATCCCGCCTCTCCATCTGCGACAGTCTCGAAGCGGCGATCGCCGAAAACCTGGAACGGGCCGAAGCGCTGCGCCAAAGCATTCTCAAGCGAGCTTTTGAGGGCAAGCTGGTGCCCCAAGACCCCAATGATGAACCCGCCTCGGTGCTGCTAGAGCGAATCCGCGCCGCCAAATCCCCTCCAGGGAGGGGTTAG
- a CDS encoding type II toxin-antitoxin system death-on-curing family toxin — MWDWLESAIAQPRMTFDGEELYPSLIEKAAALGFSIFMNHPFVDGNKRTGHAAAETFLVLNGMEINASVDEQECVVLAIASGKLGREAFVAWLEQNTTIKA; from the coding sequence ATGTGGGATTGGTTGGAGTCAGCGATCGCTCAACCCCGAATGACCTTTGATGGAGAAGAACTGTATCCAAGTCTGATTGAGAAAGCAGCAGCATTAGGGTTTTCTATCTTCATGAACCATCCATTCGTAGATGGAAACAAGCGCACAGGTCATGCTGCGGCAGAGACTTTTCTTGTTCTAAATGGAATGGAAATTAACGCTTCTGTAGATGAGCAAGAGTGTGTTGTGTTAGCGATCGCATCCGGTAAGTTAGGACGCGAGGCATTTGTAGCATGGTTAGAGCAGAATACAACCATCAAAGCGTAG
- the darG gene encoding type II toxin-antitoxin system antitoxin DNA ADP-ribosyl glycohydrolase DarG yields the protein MIEYKQGDILQDPAEALVNTVNCVGVMGRGIALQFKKAFPQNFSAYAAACKNGEVRPGHMFVYETGQLIHPRYIINFPTKRHWRGASRIEDIEAGLNALVETIGRYKIHSIAIPPLGSGLGGLSWSDVKPRIEAALQPLQDVRVTIYEPTGAPATDQMVRNRKVPQMTPGRAVLVELMHRYLSGLLDPSVSLLEVHKLMYFMQEAGEPLRLKYQKAPYGPYAENLRHVLNAIEGHLVSGYADGGDDPTKPLQLVPGAVEDATAFLQQYPETRDRFNRVAALVQGFESPFGLELLSTVHWIMKHEEPSSVDKVVNYTYAWNDRKRKFTPRQIAIAVDVLTGKQWVSQKC from the coding sequence ATGATTGAATATAAGCAAGGCGACATTTTACAAGACCCAGCCGAAGCCCTCGTCAACACCGTGAACTGTGTAGGGGTGATGGGTCGCGGCATTGCACTCCAGTTTAAAAAAGCTTTTCCGCAAAACTTCAGCGCCTACGCCGCTGCCTGTAAAAACGGAGAAGTGCGGCCTGGACATATGTTTGTCTATGAAACTGGGCAACTCATCCATCCCCGCTACATCATCAACTTCCCCACTAAGCGCCATTGGCGGGGGGCAAGCCGCATAGAAGATATCGAGGCAGGACTAAACGCTCTGGTCGAAACCATCGGTCGATATAAGATTCACTCCATCGCTATCCCCCCCTTAGGCAGCGGATTAGGTGGACTTTCCTGGTCAGACGTTAAACCCCGAATTGAGGCCGCACTACAACCTTTGCAAGATGTGCGTGTCACCATCTACGAACCCACAGGAGCTCCGGCAACCGACCAGATGGTGCGAAACCGCAAGGTACCCCAAATGACCCCAGGGCGGGCTGTCCTTGTGGAACTGATGCATCGCTATCTCAGTGGGTTACTCGATCCCTCAGTCTCCTTGCTAGAAGTCCACAAACTGATGTACTTCATGCAGGAAGCTGGTGAACCCCTCCGCCTCAAGTACCAGAAAGCACCCTATGGCCCCTACGCCGAAAACCTGCGCCATGTATTGAATGCGATCGAAGGTCACTTGGTTTCTGGCTATGCTGATGGCGGCGATGACCCCACTAAACCACTTCAGTTAGTTCCGGGAGCCGTGGAAGACGCAACTGCATTTCTGCAACAGTATCCAGAAACGCGAGATCGCTTCAACCGAGTCGCCGCGTTAGTCCAAGGCTTTGAGTCCCCCTTTGGTCTGGAACTGTTGTCAACGGTTCACTGGATCATGAAGCATGAGGAGCCTTCCTCAGTCGATAAAGTGGTCAACTACACCTATGCTTGGAACGATCGCAAGCGCAAGTTTACCCCCCGCCAGATTGCGATCGCCGTTGACGTGCTGACAGGTAAACAGTGGGTTAGCCAGAAGTGTTAA